ATGTGGGGCCTGCTGCCGGGCACCGCCGTGCTGGGGCGGCGCCTCGCGGCCTTGGGTCCGCATGAGATGCCGCTCGCGGCAGAGGCGATGCCACTGCGCGGGCACAGCTTCCACTGGTCCCGCTTCGAGACGACGCTCGAGCCTGCCTCTTTCACCACGCCGCAGCGCCGGTCCGCAGCCGCCGGCGACGGCGACGGCGACGGCGACGGCGAGGCGGTCTACGAGCTTGGCAGCCTGCGCGCGAGTTGGTTCCACCCGTGGTTCGCCTCGTCACCTGCCGCGGCCGCCCGTTTGTTCGACATGCCCTCGCCGTTCCGGCCATGACGCAGGCACGACATGAACTGATCCTGGGCGGCGCCAAGAGCGGCAAGTCGCGCACCGCGGAAAGCCGTGCCGCCAGATGGCTGGGCGAAGGCGGCCACCGGCGCGCGGCGCTGGTGGCCACGGCGCTGCGCGGCAAGGTCACCGGCGACGCGGAGATGGACCGGCGCATCGCGAGGCATCGCGCGGACCGTGCGGCCCGCGTTCCTCAACTGCAGACCGTCGAAGCGGCGGATGCCCTCGGCGGCACCCTGCAGGGTCTGTCGGACCCGCAACTCCTCATCGTGGTCGACTGCCTGACGCTGTGGCTGACCCAGATCCTGATGCCGCCGCCCGGACGGGTCGCGTCAGCCGCGCTCTGGCACCAGGAACGGGAGGCCTTGCTGTCGGCCCTGCGCGAGAGCGCCTCTCCCATCGTGCTGGTGTCCAACGAGATCGGCCTGGGGGTGCTGCCGATGTCGCGCGAGGCGCGCGACTTCATAGACACGCTGGGTCTGCTGCACCAGGCCGTGGCCGGGCTCTGCGGCCGCGTGACCTTGATGGTGGCCGGCTGTGAACTGAGCGTGAAGGACGAAACTTGATCCGTACTGAACCGCCCATTTGGTCCTCCACACAGTCCATCGAGAAGACGCCGCAGCCTCGCGCCGTGTTGCGTTTGCTGCTGTGGCTGCACTTGGCGTTGGTTCCCTCATGGACAGCGGCCCAGCCCATTCAGATTCGAGACGACCGCGGCACCGAGCACCGCCTCGCCGCGCCGCCACAGCGCATCGTGACCATGCTGCCGTCGCTCACCGAGACCGCCTGGGTGCTGGGCGTCGATTCGCGGCTGGTGGGCGTGGACCGGTACTCGAACTGGCCGGCCGAGGTCGCGAAGCTGCCGCACCTGGGCGGGCTGGACGATGCGCAGATCGAGGCCATCGCGGCGCTCAAGCCCGATCTCATCCTGGCCTCCACCTCGTCGCGCGCAATGGAGCGGCTCGAAGCGCTCGGCTTCTCCGTCGTGCGCCTGAAGTCGGAGAGCCACGCCGACGTGCGCCGCACGCTCGACCTCGTCGCCCGCCTGCTCGGCAACCCCGACGAAGGGGCCCGGGTGTGGGCGCGCCTGGCGCGCGAGATCGATGCCGCGGCGGGGCGGGTACCGGCCTCGCTGCGC
This portion of the Methylibium petroleiphilum PM1 genome encodes:
- a CDS encoding bifunctional adenosylcobinamide kinase/adenosylcobinamide-phosphate guanylyltransferase, with protein sequence MTQARHELILGGAKSGKSRTAESRAARWLGEGGHRRAALVATALRGKVTGDAEMDRRIARHRADRAARVPQLQTVEAADALGGTLQGLSDPQLLIVVDCLTLWLTQILMPPPGRVASAALWHQEREALLSALRESASPIVLVSNEIGLGVLPMSREARDFIDTLGLLHQAVAGLCGRVTLMVAGCELSVKDET
- a CDS encoding ABC transporter substrate-binding protein; its protein translation is MLRLLLWLHLALVPSWTAAQPIQIRDDRGTEHRLAAPPQRIVTMLPSLTETAWVLGVDSRLVGVDRYSNWPAEVAKLPHLGGLDDAQIEAIAALKPDLILASTSSRAMERLEALGFSVVRLKSESHADVRRTLDLVARLLGNPDEGARVWARLAREIDAAAGRVPASLRGRRVYFEIGGGPYAAGTTSFIGETLARLGLANIAPPDLGPFPKLNPEYVVRAKPDLIMGVQREQSALMARPGWNALAAVRERRLCGFETPQYEMLIRPGPRMGEAAGLLADCLARLGTTATR